A window of Streptomyces sp. SAI-127 contains these coding sequences:
- a CDS encoding citrate synthase/methylcitrate synthase — MSVNRSATTLVDVPRGLAGVVVTDTEVGDVRGREGFYHYRQYSAVELAQTRGFEDVWHLLVHGELPDAERAVAFRAETAALRRLPDEVRAALPAIAAASGRSGPLAGMRTALSLLGAAKGFRPVYDIGPDERRRDTLVAAAAVPTLLTALHRLGKGLAPVEPREDLSYAANYLYMLTGAEPEPQRARAVEQYLISTIDHGFNASTFTARVIASTGADVAACLVGAVGALSGPLHGGAPSRALDTLDAIGTPDRIDAWIRERVLSGERIMGFGHAIYRTEDPRSRMLREVAQRFGGPRVDFAVEVERHVEAILAELKPGRELHTNVEFYAGVVMELCGLPREMFTPTFAAARAVGWSANILEQAADSKIIRPVARYVGPQPPVAVPVMA; from the coding sequence ATGTCGGTCAACAGGTCCGCAACCACGCTCGTCGACGTACCGCGAGGACTCGCCGGTGTCGTCGTCACCGACACAGAGGTCGGAGATGTCCGGGGGCGCGAGGGGTTCTATCACTACCGCCAGTACTCGGCTGTTGAACTCGCACAGACCCGCGGCTTCGAGGACGTCTGGCATCTCCTGGTCCACGGCGAACTGCCGGACGCCGAACGGGCCGTGGCTTTCCGCGCCGAGACCGCGGCATTGCGGCGGCTGCCCGACGAGGTGCGGGCGGCGCTGCCGGCCATCGCGGCGGCGAGCGGGCGATCCGGGCCGCTGGCGGGCATGCGCACCGCGTTGTCGCTGCTCGGAGCGGCGAAAGGGTTCCGCCCGGTGTACGACATCGGCCCGGACGAGCGGCGACGGGACACGCTCGTGGCCGCTGCGGCCGTGCCGACGCTGCTCACTGCGTTGCACCGGCTGGGCAAGGGGCTGGCGCCGGTGGAGCCGCGTGAGGATCTCTCGTACGCGGCGAACTACCTCTACATGTTGACGGGTGCGGAGCCGGAGCCTCAACGGGCGCGGGCGGTCGAGCAGTACTTGATCTCAACCATTGATCACGGCTTCAATGCATCAACCTTCACGGCGCGGGTCATCGCGTCGACGGGAGCGGACGTCGCGGCGTGTCTCGTGGGGGCCGTAGGGGCGTTGTCCGGGCCGCTGCACGGGGGTGCGCCCAGTCGGGCGCTGGACACCCTGGACGCGATCGGCACGCCCGACCGCATCGACGCCTGGATCCGTGAGCGTGTGCTCTCCGGTGAGCGGATCATGGGCTTCGGTCATGCGATCTACCGCACGGAGGATCCGCGTTCCCGGATGCTCCGGGAGGTCGCCCAGCGATTCGGCGGTCCACGTGTGGACTTCGCTGTCGAGGTGGAACGCCATGTCGAGGCGATCCTGGCCGAGCTCAAGCCGGGGCGGGAGCTGCACACCAACGTCGAGTTCTACGCGGGCGTGGTCATGGAACTGTGCGGCCTGCCCCGCGAGATGTTCACGCCGACGTTCGCGGCGGCGCGGGCGGTGGGATGGAGTGCCAACATCCTGGAGCAGGCGGCGGACTCGAAGATCATCCGGCCGGTGGCGCGGTATGTGGGTCCGCAACCCCCCGTGGCGGTG